In Desulfovibrio oxyclinae DSM 11498, a single genomic region encodes these proteins:
- a CDS encoding dipeptidase: MRLTILFTALMLLASHIPGAQACTTMIITKGASADGSAMVAHSDDDELGDQRLIRVPSTQQEGQRAIFRENYPYPRLVTDDRGPFYNTKGHEPSKPIGTVPYEKIREKAGKKDARSYAYFDGNYGIMNEHNLMMGECTNAANFEPGPVSREQARKHGKPMRLFYSSELSRIALENCRDARTAVKLMGWLIDEYGYYSTGETLLVADENEAWVMEMCALPNKRHHSAWVAKRVPDGEFFVAANEFRIRDVQWDDPDNFLYSEHLKPGLKALDWWDGESTLDWLRAVSPGEYNHPYYSLRRVWRVFDRVNPSLGLSPWVDDGYTRDYPFSIKPQHKLTPQDVFSLYRDHYEGTQFDLTRGTAAGPYGDPHRFVGPYDGNQNDVSKGKKAYGAWERAISVFYQGYTFVCQTRPDAPEAAKGILWFGPDVSYTTVFTPFFAKAESIPAAYQTGSPQHFDRKSAWWAFDFVGNWSRLNFQQMTRADIIPLQQDLEDMEMEHIAFMDEAIEGLSEEKAVQELTEFGNKNAEHVLTTWRTLGDKLVAKYSDGYINVPGSPVKAVGYPSHWLKRTDYSDGPTSYDMK, encoded by the coding sequence ATGCGACTGACGATTCTCTTCACGGCACTGATGCTCCTCGCATCCCACATCCCGGGGGCTCAGGCCTGCACCACCATGATCATCACCAAGGGGGCCAGCGCCGACGGTTCCGCCATGGTCGCTCATTCGGATGATGACGAACTCGGCGACCAGCGACTCATCCGCGTTCCGTCCACGCAGCAAGAGGGGCAGCGGGCGATATTTCGGGAGAACTACCCCTACCCCAGACTGGTGACCGATGACCGCGGACCATTCTACAACACCAAAGGGCACGAGCCTTCCAAGCCGATCGGCACAGTGCCGTATGAGAAAATTCGCGAAAAGGCGGGCAAGAAGGACGCCCGGTCCTACGCCTATTTCGACGGCAACTATGGCATCATGAACGAACACAATCTCATGATGGGCGAGTGCACCAACGCAGCCAACTTCGAGCCCGGCCCGGTCAGCCGCGAGCAGGCCCGCAAGCACGGCAAGCCCATGCGCCTCTTCTACAGCTCCGAGCTCTCCAGGATCGCGCTTGAAAACTGCCGCGACGCGCGCACGGCCGTCAAGCTGATGGGCTGGCTCATCGACGAGTACGGCTACTACTCCACCGGCGAGACGCTTCTCGTGGCAGATGAAAACGAGGCATGGGTCATGGAAATGTGCGCCCTGCCGAACAAGCGCCACCACTCCGCATGGGTCGCCAAACGCGTTCCCGACGGCGAGTTCTTTGTGGCGGCCAACGAATTCCGCATTCGTGACGTCCAGTGGGATGACCCGGACAATTTCCTTTACTCGGAACACCTTAAGCCGGGCCTCAAGGCTCTCGACTGGTGGGACGGCGAATCGACCCTCGACTGGCTGCGCGCAGTCAGCCCCGGCGAGTACAACCACCCCTACTACTCCCTGAGGCGGGTATGGCGCGTCTTCGACCGCGTCAATCCGAGCCTCGGCCTTTCTCCGTGGGTGGATGACGGCTACACCCGCGACTACCCCTTCTCCATCAAGCCTCAGCACAAGCTCACGCCGCAGGACGTGTTTTCTCTCTACCGCGATCACTACGAAGGCACACAGTTCGACCTGACGCGCGGCACCGCCGCCGGCCCCTACGGCGATCCGCACCGCTTCGTCGGCCCGTACGACGGCAACCAGAACGACGTGAGCAAGGGCAAGAAAGCCTACGGCGCATGGGAACGCGCCATTTCCGTATTCTATCAGGGCTACACCTTCGTCTGCCAGACCCGTCCGGACGCCCCCGAAGCGGCCAAGGGCATCCTGTGGTTCGGCCCGGACGTCTCCTACACCACGGTCTTCACGCCGTTCTTCGCCAAGGCCGAGTCGATCCCGGCTGCCTATCAGACCGGCAGCCCGCAGCACTTCGACCGGAAATCCGCATGGTGGGCCTTCGACTTCGTGGGCAACTGGTCGCGCCTCAACTTCCAGCAGATGACGCGCGCCGACATCATCCCGCTGCAACAGGACCTTGAAGACATGGAAATGGAACACATCGCTTTCATGGACGAGGCCATAGAAGGATTGAGTGAAGAAAAGGCCGTGCAGGAGCTGACCGAATTCGGCAACAAGAACGCCGAGCATGTACTCACGACATGGCGCACGCTTGGCGATAAGCTCGTTGCCAAATATTCGGACGGCTACATCAACGTTCCCGGCAGCCCGGTCAAGGCCGTCGGGTATCCTTCCCACTGGCTGAAGCGGACCGACTATTCGGACGGCCCTACCAGCTACGACATGAAGTAA
- the mnmA gene encoding tRNA 2-thiouridine(34) synthase MnmA encodes MRIAAAVSGGMDSLQALVSLLDSGHDVVAVHGLFLPRSEEQDRTVEGLERECERLGVEFHAVDLREAFRKSVIEPFREAYIQGLTPNPCAVCNPVVKFGVFLDRCRELGAERIATGHYFSTREVPGMGLMPRRAADPTKDQSYFLSLVPRERLLASYFPLAEQFKKDIPDSLERRGVEPPIPTESQDVCFVPGDDYQQFLETLGPMPDGGAIVLKDGTKVGEHRGLWRHTQGQRRGLGVAWSEPLYVLDKDVERNELIVGPQSELASNGCVIRNVNVFSDPASWPDVVDIRTRYRQANKAGRWEIEGDRMRLSFIEPQSRPTPGQIAALYKPDGTLLGGGIIESEF; translated from the coding sequence ATGCGAATAGCCGCCGCAGTAAGCGGAGGCATGGACAGCCTGCAGGCGCTGGTGTCCCTGCTCGATTCGGGACACGACGTGGTAGCCGTGCATGGCCTGTTTCTGCCCCGCAGCGAGGAACAGGATCGGACCGTGGAAGGTCTGGAACGGGAATGCGAACGGCTCGGCGTGGAGTTCCATGCCGTTGATCTGCGCGAAGCGTTTCGCAAATCGGTCATCGAGCCGTTCCGGGAAGCCTACATTCAGGGGTTGACACCCAACCCGTGCGCCGTGTGCAATCCGGTAGTGAAGTTCGGTGTTTTCCTCGACCGCTGCCGGGAGCTGGGAGCTGAACGAATTGCCACGGGCCACTACTTCAGCACTCGCGAGGTGCCGGGAATGGGCCTCATGCCCAGACGCGCGGCCGACCCCACCAAGGACCAGAGCTATTTCCTTTCGCTGGTTCCCAGAGAGCGCCTGCTTGCTTCGTATTTCCCGCTGGCGGAGCAGTTCAAGAAGGATATTCCCGATTCGCTTGAGCGACGCGGCGTGGAGCCGCCCATCCCGACGGAAAGTCAGGACGTATGTTTCGTGCCGGGCGACGATTACCAGCAGTTTCTGGAAACCTTGGGGCCCATGCCGGATGGCGGTGCGATCGTGCTCAAGGACGGCACGAAGGTCGGCGAGCATCGCGGCCTGTGGCGTCACACGCAGGGCCAGCGGCGCGGACTCGGCGTGGCGTGGTCGGAGCCACTGTATGTCCTGGACAAGGACGTGGAGCGCAACGAACTTATAGTCGGCCCGCAATCCGAACTGGCCAGCAACGGATGCGTTATCCGAAACGTGAACGTGTTCTCGGATCCCGCAAGCTGGCCCGATGTGGTGGATATCCGCACCCGCTACCGGCAGGCCAACAAGGCCGGGCGCTGGGAGATCGAGGGCGACAGGATGCGCCTGAGTTTCATCGAGCCCCAGTCGCGGCCCACGCCGGGGCAGATCGCCGCCCTGTACAAGCCGGACGGCACCTTGCTTGGCGGCGGGATCATCGAAAGCGAGTTCTAG
- a CDS encoding tetratricopeptide repeat protein, protein MIKTALPIIMLLFLAGCQTIGLTAGVNYGRGAIGVSAYNDFLYPAPNQAYKLNKKGYEAFKARNYEEAVPYFRAVLKKYPNNPDAQFYLGLTEIGLGEREKGLQRLKSFRAPNSFRQQEEVRWWAEYFMRHKDRMPSDIYNTMRRVRNEGYQQDRRNVWEPIDTLYDDRF, encoded by the coding sequence ATGATCAAGACGGCACTGCCGATCATTATGCTTCTGTTTCTCGCCGGCTGTCAGACCATAGGCCTGACCGCCGGGGTGAATTACGGCCGCGGCGCCATCGGCGTCAGCGCGTACAACGACTTTCTCTACCCCGCCCCCAATCAGGCATACAAACTCAACAAGAAGGGCTACGAAGCCTTCAAGGCACGCAATTATGAAGAGGCTGTCCCTTACTTTCGGGCCGTGCTGAAAAAGTATCCGAACAATCCCGACGCGCAGTTTTATCTGGGACTGACGGAGATAGGGCTTGGTGAACGGGAAAAGGGCCTGCAGCGGCTGAAATCCTTCCGCGCGCCCAACAGTTTTCGGCAGCAGGAGGAGGTACGCTGGTGGGCGGAGTACTTCATGCGCCACAAGGACCGGATGCCCTCGGACATCTACAACACCATGCGCCGCGTGCGTAACGAAGGGTATCAACAGGATCGCCGGAACGTGTGGGAGCCCATCGATACCCTTTATGATGACAGGTTCTAG
- the mtaB gene encoding tRNA (N(6)-L-threonylcarbamoyladenosine(37)-C(2))-methylthiotransferase MtaB produces MRKFYTATLGCKINQYETRSVSEAWSASGALEVQDEAEADVILVNSCAVTANAVADLRRLVRRLHRDNPQAEIIVTGCAAQVAADEVAELPGVQRLVPHKDKAVLLEGLDSVGHVSSEKVFPAFSVSGYGRSRAVVKVQDGCSHRCTYCIVPLARGASVSRPTGDVLDEIRRLLDAGFREMVLSGVNLRQFGRDLPEKPDFWDLLGEIEARFGHEWKGRARLRISSLEPGQLGEKALAVLADSSLVAPQLHLSLQSGDSEVLRRMGRGHYRPEQALEFLERLRDVWPVFGLGADLLTGFPGETGAEFENGLEFCRKLPLSYAHVFPFSPRPDTPAAEMDGQLPGNVKKDRAKRLREVAAKGKADFLEKLLRLPELSVLVQDGEGRGVSEYYASCRIENPSSSASPKRLVRCAPVRVEDGVIICKES; encoded by the coding sequence ATGAGAAAATTTTACACCGCCACCCTCGGTTGCAAAATCAACCAGTACGAAACCCGCTCGGTGAGCGAAGCGTGGAGTGCGTCTGGCGCGCTCGAAGTGCAGGACGAAGCCGAAGCCGACGTCATCCTCGTGAATTCCTGCGCGGTTACCGCCAATGCCGTGGCTGACCTGCGCCGACTGGTGCGCCGTCTGCATCGCGACAACCCGCAGGCCGAGATCATCGTCACCGGCTGCGCTGCGCAGGTGGCTGCGGATGAAGTGGCGGAGCTGCCCGGAGTGCAGCGGCTGGTGCCCCACAAGGATAAGGCCGTGCTGCTGGAAGGTCTGGATTCCGTCGGCCATGTCTCCTCTGAAAAAGTCTTTCCCGCATTTTCCGTTTCCGGATATGGCCGTTCCCGCGCCGTGGTCAAAGTGCAGGACGGCTGCTCGCACCGCTGCACTTACTGCATTGTTCCCCTCGCGCGAGGGGCCAGCGTGAGCAGGCCCACAGGGGACGTGCTGGACGAGATTCGCCGTCTGCTGGACGCCGGGTTCCGCGAGATGGTTCTTTCCGGGGTCAATCTGCGCCAGTTCGGGCGTGATTTACCGGAAAAGCCAGATTTCTGGGACCTGTTGGGCGAAATCGAAGCGCGCTTCGGCCATGAGTGGAAGGGTAGGGCAAGGCTTCGCATTTCTTCCCTTGAGCCGGGGCAGCTGGGCGAAAAGGCTCTGGCCGTTCTGGCCGATTCTTCTCTGGTGGCACCCCAGCTGCACCTGTCGCTGCAAAGCGGTGACTCGGAGGTGCTGCGACGCATGGGCCGCGGGCATTACCGTCCGGAACAGGCTCTTGAATTTCTTGAACGCCTCAGGGACGTGTGGCCTGTCTTCGGCCTCGGGGCGGATCTGCTTACAGGGTTCCCCGGTGAGACCGGAGCGGAGTTTGAAAATGGGCTGGAGTTCTGCCGCAAGCTGCCTCTGAGCTATGCGCACGTATTTCCTTTTTCGCCAAGGCCGGATACTCCGGCAGCGGAAATGGACGGGCAACTGCCCGGCAACGTGAAAAAAGACCGCGCGAAACGGCTTCGTGAGGTCGCCGCCAAAGGCAAGGCCGACTTTCTGGAGAAACTGTTGCGGCTCCCCGAGCTTTCCGTGCTGGTGCAGGATGGCGAGGGACGAGGCGTAAGCGAGTATTACGCATCCTGCCGGATCGAGAACCCCTCGTCTTCGGCTTCCCCCAAGCGTCTGGTGCGCTGCGCTCCGGTGCGTGTCGAGGACGGCGTAATCATTTGCAAAGAAAGTTGA
- a CDS encoding YicC/YloC family endoribonuclease: protein MPVSMTGFGRCETGGEGFSHVWEIRSVNGRFLDVKWRLPGSLRCMENAWEKVVRRFASRGRVDISLNLEVKSPELLGVTLNETMADAMFVQLSELAQRHGQTFEPDFNRVMGMSNLWREAGGEPDPGLLDSLGRGLENALAEWKASREAEGEDMARDLDSRVSVLREYTAQIAERIPEVLAEKREALRTRIREALDAAGAEFSEDRILQEIAILTDKLDVSEELTRLDSHLVRLAEVLDSDGDAGKKLDFILQETFREINTCGNKAQDTAVSRLVVDFKAELEKCREQVQNIE, encoded by the coding sequence ATGCCAGTTAGCATGACCGGATTCGGAAGATGCGAAACCGGAGGCGAAGGGTTTTCCCACGTATGGGAAATCCGCAGCGTAAATGGCCGTTTTCTCGATGTAAAATGGAGGCTCCCCGGCTCCCTGCGGTGCATGGAAAATGCATGGGAGAAGGTGGTGCGCCGTTTTGCCTCGCGGGGACGGGTCGATATTTCCCTCAATCTTGAGGTCAAGAGTCCCGAGTTGCTGGGGGTTACTCTCAACGAGACCATGGCCGACGCCATGTTCGTCCAGCTTTCCGAATTGGCCCAGCGTCACGGGCAGACGTTTGAGCCTGACTTCAACCGTGTGATGGGCATGTCCAATCTGTGGCGCGAGGCCGGCGGCGAGCCGGATCCCGGTCTGCTGGACAGCCTTGGTCGCGGTCTGGAGAATGCCCTTGCCGAATGGAAGGCGTCCCGCGAGGCCGAAGGCGAGGACATGGCCCGCGACCTCGACAGTCGAGTTTCGGTGCTGAGGGAGTACACCGCTCAGATAGCAGAGCGGATTCCCGAGGTTCTTGCCGAAAAGCGCGAAGCTCTGCGGACCAGAATCCGCGAAGCCCTCGACGCGGCGGGTGCGGAGTTCTCCGAGGACAGGATTCTTCAGGAAATTGCCATTCTTACTGATAAGTTGGATGTGTCGGAAGAGCTTACCCGGCTTGATTCTCACCTCGTGCGGCTTGCCGAGGTGCTGGATTCGGACGGCGATGCCGGGAAAAAGCTCGATTTCATCCTTCAGGAAACCTTCCGTGAAATCAATACCTGCGGCAACAAGGCTCAGGACACCGCCGTCAGCAGACTGGTTGTGGACTTCAAGGCCGAGTTGGAAAAATGCCGCGAACAGGTTCAAAACATCGAGTAG
- a CDS encoding DUF370 domain-containing protein, which produces MQKQGQRHGLLNIGFGNFVVIGRVVSIVNPTSAPMRRLREDARQDGRLIDATQGRKTRAIIITDSNHVILSAIQAETIGQRFSAEEGE; this is translated from the coding sequence ATGCAGAAACAGGGACAAAGACATGGCCTGCTGAATATCGGCTTCGGCAACTTTGTTGTGATCGGACGCGTTGTGAGCATTGTCAATCCGACCTCGGCACCCATGCGGCGTCTTCGTGAGGACGCGCGACAGGACGGGCGACTCATTGACGCCACGCAGGGCCGCAAAACACGAGCCATCATCATCACCGACTCCAACCACGTTATTCTCTCCGCAATTCAGGCGGAAACCATCGGCCAGCGCTTCAGCGCGGAGGAGGGCGAGTAG
- the gmk gene encoding guanylate kinase has translation MPEPKSPERKGLVLVVCAPSGTGKSTLTARLREEFPDIGFSVSYTTRPPREGERDGEHYHFVSRDRFIAMRSRGEFCEWAEVHDNFYGTATQPVRDMLEAGSDVLFDIDVQGAMQLRRTFPEGVYAFLLPPSREELLRRLKGRGTDSPEAVERRMENARGELERAGSFDFWVVNDEVERAYQEFRSVYLAGKARPMQYEGMLDELLEEWNDG, from the coding sequence ATGCCGGAGCCCAAATCCCCTGAGCGCAAAGGTCTGGTACTGGTCGTCTGCGCTCCGAGCGGCACCGGCAAAAGCACACTCACCGCACGACTGAGAGAGGAATTTCCGGACATCGGTTTTTCCGTCTCCTATACGACCCGCCCTCCGCGTGAAGGAGAGCGGGATGGGGAACACTACCATTTCGTCAGCCGTGACAGGTTTATCGCCATGCGTTCGCGCGGGGAATTCTGCGAGTGGGCCGAGGTCCACGACAACTTTTACGGTACCGCCACCCAGCCGGTCCGCGACATGCTCGAAGCCGGGAGCGACGTGCTCTTCGACATCGACGTGCAGGGTGCCATGCAGCTCAGACGTACCTTCCCCGAAGGCGTCTATGCATTCCTGTTGCCGCCGTCCCGCGAGGAGCTTCTGCGCAGGCTCAAGGGGCGCGGTACTGATTCTCCCGAGGCGGTGGAGCGCCGGATGGAGAACGCGCGCGGCGAACTTGAACGCGCCGGAAGTTTCGACTTCTGGGTGGTGAACGACGAGGTGGAGCGCGCTTATCAGGAATTCCGCTCGGTGTATCTGGCCGGAAAAGCCCGGCCCATGCAGTACGAAGGTATGCTGGACGAACTGCTGGAGGAGTGGAACGATGGCTGA
- the pyrF gene encoding orotidine-5'-phosphate decarboxylase, protein MAELVVALDYPDAESALGMAEKLSGSVPWVKVGLELFVAEGPELVRQLKGMGFKVFVDLKFMDIPNTVRGAVRSAVKSGADMVNIHMLGGRRMAQAALAGRDEATEAGAQKPLLLGVTVLTSMESDDLPFDFHGDIGDLVLDLASKGKQYGLDGVVCSAMEAEAIKNACGEEYQCLTPGIRPVGSEVGDQRRVMTPARAVAAGSDFLVVGRPITGSSDPQATADAIVREIRDSL, encoded by the coding sequence ATGGCTGAGCTTGTTGTTGCCTTGGACTATCCCGATGCCGAAAGCGCCTTGGGTATGGCGGAAAAGCTCTCCGGCAGCGTCCCTTGGGTGAAAGTCGGCCTTGAACTCTTCGTGGCCGAAGGCCCCGAGTTGGTACGGCAACTCAAGGGGATGGGCTTCAAGGTCTTCGTGGACCTCAAGTTCATGGACATTCCCAATACCGTGCGAGGCGCGGTCCGTTCCGCGGTGAAAAGCGGTGCGGACATGGTCAACATTCACATGCTCGGCGGCAGGCGCATGGCGCAGGCCGCTCTTGCCGGACGCGATGAGGCCACCGAAGCCGGAGCCCAAAAACCGCTTCTTCTCGGTGTCACGGTGCTGACCAGCATGGAGAGCGATGACCTTCCTTTTGATTTTCACGGTGATATCGGGGATCTGGTTCTTGACCTTGCTTCGAAAGGGAAGCAGTATGGACTTGATGGGGTTGTATGCTCCGCCATGGAGGCGGAGGCCATCAAGAATGCCTGTGGTGAAGAATATCAGTGTCTTACCCCGGGAATTCGCCCCGTCGGCAGCGAGGTCGGCGACCAGCGCCGGGTCATGACGCCCGCAAGGGCCGTGGCGGCAGGGTCGGATTTTCTGGTTGTGGGAAGGCCCATAACCGGTTCTTCGGACCCTCAGGCGACCGCTGACGCCATAGTCAGAGAAATTCGCGACTCCCTCTAG
- a CDS encoding tetratricopeptide repeat protein, translated as MTSGRTDKPETAQVAGLGENKISGVFSTQNVVKVGTGTTQRKTIQKTYWYCMERDDEGVDVQPLNKSFIPSGPKRNVPKDEFLEKFSPEPEFYIQTVYPAMQELDDTIVRGEQHRARGAQYSAEFEFKQATNLDEDNVRANFGLGLTYLDRGDQVKANDIFKRLVKLDAAFETEHKHLFNDFGINLRKNRMYDQALDYYLRAENLAENTDEHLYHNIARVFYEQGELKQCIEYLKKSLELNPKLEESKKFWEFLDKNGMLDGKPKPGGGSKKKVQIDL; from the coding sequence ATGACATCCGGTCGGACTGACAAGCCCGAAACCGCTCAGGTTGCCGGACTTGGTGAGAACAAGATCAGCGGCGTCTTCTCCACGCAGAACGTGGTGAAGGTCGGCACCGGCACGACGCAGCGCAAGACCATTCAGAAGACCTACTGGTACTGTATGGAGCGCGACGACGAGGGTGTGGACGTGCAGCCGCTGAACAAGAGCTTCATTCCTTCCGGGCCCAAGCGCAACGTACCCAAAGACGAGTTTCTGGAAAAGTTCAGCCCCGAGCCGGAGTTCTATATCCAGACGGTTTACCCGGCCATGCAGGAGCTGGATGATACCATTGTTCGCGGCGAGCAGCATCGTGCTCGCGGCGCCCAATATAGCGCGGAATTCGAGTTCAAGCAGGCCACGAACCTCGACGAGGACAACGTGCGCGCCAACTTCGGCCTCGGTCTGACCTATCTGGACCGTGGCGATCAGGTGAAGGCCAACGACATATTCAAGCGTCTGGTCAAACTGGACGCGGCTTTCGAAACCGAGCACAAACACCTTTTCAACGACTTCGGTATCAACCTGCGCAAGAACCGCATGTACGATCAGGCGCTTGACTACTACCTCAGGGCGGAGAACCTTGCGGAGAATACCGACGAGCATCTGTACCACAACATCGCCCGCGTCTTTTACGAGCAGGGCGAGTTGAAGCAGTGCATTGAATATCTCAAGAAGAGCCTTGAGCTGAACCCGAAGCTTGAAGAAAGCAAGAAGTTCTGGGAATTTCTCGACAAGAACGGCATGCTTGACGGGAAGCCCAAGCCCGGCGGGGGCAGCAAGAAGAAGGTTCAGATAGACCTTTAG
- a CDS encoding HDOD domain-containing protein: protein MQASVQDFLAELPELKEDLPFSPELFQKLFKQTGESSYASMDEIADTISVDQGLTARILSQANSAYYGLQAEVSSVQRAAAVLGLCEIRNIVITIGVTALSEKYSVPEDFSLSTYWIHQFLTADQAQHMAKSLGKGEPDTMFTAGLLHDVGKLITALKRPADWEAMHAAAKRDGVASYKAEDAYWGMDHAVIGSLVLKYWDLPVELVEPVNWHHAPKLAGDYRYEAAILCLADAVAHLAMDSDHPLSTVTTKIAPQLGLELDPLVDRASERLESGEASHFAGMVA from the coding sequence GTGCAGGCCAGCGTACAGGACTTTCTGGCGGAACTTCCGGAACTCAAGGAAGATCTCCCTTTTTCCCCGGAGCTGTTTCAGAAGCTTTTCAAGCAGACCGGTGAAAGTTCCTACGCGTCCATGGATGAGATCGCCGACACCATCTCCGTGGATCAGGGGCTTACCGCACGCATCCTCAGTCAGGCCAATTCCGCTTACTACGGTCTTCAGGCCGAGGTGTCCTCGGTTCAACGCGCCGCAGCGGTGCTGGGGCTCTGCGAGATTCGCAACATCGTCATAACCATTGGCGTGACAGCCCTTTCGGAAAAGTATTCTGTTCCAGAGGATTTTTCCCTCAGCACCTACTGGATCCACCAGTTTCTTACCGCAGATCAGGCCCAGCATATGGCCAAGTCGCTCGGAAAGGGTGAGCCGGACACCATGTTCACGGCAGGGCTTCTGCACGATGTGGGCAAGCTCATCACAGCGCTCAAGCGCCCGGCCGACTGGGAAGCCATGCACGCGGCCGCCAAGCGTGACGGCGTCGCATCCTACAAGGCCGAAGACGCGTACTGGGGAATGGACCACGCCGTGATAGGTTCTCTCGTGCTGAAATACTGGGACCTTCCTGTTGAACTCGTGGAACCGGTCAACTGGCACCACGCGCCCAAGCTGGCGGGGGATTACCGTTACGAGGCCGCCATCCTCTGTCTTGCCGATGCGGTGGCCCACCTTGCCATGGATAGCGATCATCCTCTGAGCACTGTCACCACAAAGATAGCGCCGCAGCTCGGGCTGGAGCTGGACCCGCTCGTAGACCGCGCCTCCGAGCGGCTGGAGTCCGGCGAAGCGTCTCATTTCGCAGGCATGGTCGCCTGA
- the recJ gene encoding single-stranded-DNA-specific exonuclease RecJ: MAEQLNITPLLAEILWSRGLHSTEAMDRFLSPRLEHLAHPSTIPGLEDAANALAQGIAEGRSVAVWGDYDVDGITSSTVVKEFFAARGIKIQHHLPNRLEEGYGMNVPGVEELARSGVSMLLTVDCGITDFEPIRRAKELGMVVVVSDHHLPAEEYPVADAICNPRLPGGEGGPYEALAGVGVAWMIMARLNSLLPGERMDMRSLLDLVALGTIADVVPLSGQNRILVKNGLLKIKEANRPGLAALKTVSNFDRYAELGAGQIGFHLAPRINAAGRLGSPEKGLELLTADTYEAALPIATELDAVNAERRKTEQEITEEAMRQAHSMLDHRGFVLFAEHWHSGIVGIVASRIVERFYRPCLLVTQDPETGLLKGSGRSIDEFDLHGGLCELEDLLEGFGGHRQAAGMSLKRENLDELRKRFDAIVAREVGEKPLAPRLKVDRELAFPEITHTLLRELDLLQPFGIGNPEPVFTSEPVVVQDYRRFGREREHVKLVLRDDKTGACLPAKAWRKAESLHHSSQNSVMSFAFTPKIDRFDGIPRIEMNVKDWNE, from the coding sequence ATGGCTGAACAGCTCAACATTACTCCGCTGCTTGCCGAGATATTATGGAGCCGAGGGCTTCATTCCACCGAAGCCATGGATCGTTTTCTCAGCCCGAGGCTGGAGCATCTGGCGCATCCCTCGACAATTCCGGGACTGGAAGACGCGGCTAACGCACTCGCTCAGGGCATTGCCGAAGGACGCTCGGTAGCGGTCTGGGGGGACTATGACGTTGATGGAATCACTTCCTCCACTGTGGTGAAAGAGTTTTTTGCTGCTCGCGGAATAAAGATTCAGCACCACCTGCCGAACCGCCTTGAGGAAGGGTACGGCATGAACGTTCCCGGGGTTGAAGAACTGGCTCGCAGCGGCGTTAGCATGCTTCTGACGGTGGACTGCGGCATCACCGATTTTGAACCAATCCGACGGGCAAAGGAACTCGGCATGGTCGTGGTGGTCAGTGACCATCACCTTCCGGCTGAGGAGTATCCCGTTGCGGACGCCATCTGCAACCCCAGACTCCCCGGCGGAGAAGGGGGGCCGTATGAAGCGCTGGCCGGTGTCGGTGTGGCGTGGATGATCATGGCCAGACTCAATTCTCTCCTTCCGGGCGAGCGTATGGACATGCGTTCGCTACTCGATCTTGTGGCGCTGGGGACCATTGCGGACGTGGTTCCGCTTTCAGGACAGAACCGCATTCTGGTCAAGAACGGCCTTTTGAAAATCAAGGAAGCCAACCGTCCGGGGCTTGCCGCTCTCAAGACGGTGAGCAATTTTGATCGCTACGCAGAACTTGGGGCTGGTCAGATCGGTTTTCACCTTGCGCCGAGAATCAACGCAGCCGGTCGCCTCGGCAGTCCCGAAAAGGGACTGGAACTGCTCACGGCGGATACCTATGAGGCCGCTTTGCCCATTGCCACCGAGCTTGATGCGGTCAACGCCGAGCGCAGAAAAACCGAGCAGGAGATCACGGAAGAGGCCATGCGGCAGGCTCACTCCATGCTTGATCATCGTGGTTTTGTCCTTTTTGCAGAGCATTGGCACTCCGGAATTGTGGGGATTGTGGCCTCGCGTATTGTGGAAAGATTTTACCGGCCCTGCCTGCTCGTGACGCAGGATCCGGAGACAGGACTGCTCAAAGGTTCGGGGCGCAGCATTGATGAGTTCGATTTGCATGGCGGATTATGCGAACTGGAAGACCTGTTGGAAGGTTTCGGAGGGCATCGTCAGGCGGCGGGAATGTCACTGAAGCGCGAGAATCTTGATGAACTGCGCAAGCGTTTTGATGCGATCGTGGCCCGTGAAGTGGGCGAAAAACCGTTGGCTCCGAGACTGAAAGTGGACCGCGAGTTGGCCTTTCCAGAAATCACTCACACACTGCTTCGTGAGCTTGACCTGTTGCAGCCGTTCGGGATCGGCAACCCGGAACCGGTGTTTACTTCGGAGCCGGTAGTGGTTCAGGATTACAGGCGATTCGGGCGCGAGAGGGAGCATGTCAAGCTGGTGCTTCGTGACGATAAAACCGGTGCCTGCCTCCCGGCCAAAGCGTGGCGAAAGGCGGAATCGCTTCATCATTCGTCCCAGAATTCTGTGATGAGCTTTGCGTTCACCCCGAAAATTGACCGCTTTGACGGCATTCCCCGTATCGAAATGAATGTCAAAGACTGGAATGAATGA